In Sander vitreus isolate 19-12246 chromosome 7, sanVit1, whole genome shotgun sequence, a genomic segment contains:
- the LOC144521353 gene encoding uncharacterized protein LOC144521353 isoform X1, whose translation MNVCQSLICFFFLAMQDGNIGLINAEIIKSTGTEGGNITVRCSFTFSGKRRIFCKNKCKDGDILIDTEEDTAQRGRYSIEHKNSMFSETVLYVSIRNLTQSDSGRYRCGLDRSLFPSSYQEIEIQVTDAPTSPLRPSSPSVPSDSTLMTSQSLSSTPSSASPEASEQPPQKHTAPELVLYVRLPLVVLVIVLSAAALIFCRKRARKPND comes from the exons CAATGCAGGATGGAAACATTGGTCTCATCAATGCAGAAATCATCAAGAGTACAGGAACTGAAGGAGGAAACATCACAGTTAGATGCTCCTTCACTTTCTCTGGAAAGAGGAGAATCTTCTGTAAGAATAAATGTAAAGATGGAGACATTCTCATTGACACAGAAGAGGACACAGCTCAGAGAGGCAGATACAGCATCGAACATAAAAATTCAATGTTTTCTGAGACAGTTCTGTATGTGAGCATCAGAAACCTGACTCAGTCTGACTCAGGACGGTACAGATGTGGTTTAGACAGATCTTTATTCCCATCATCATACCAGGAGATTGAGATCCAAGTTACAGATG CTCCAACCTCTCCTCTCAGACCTTCTTCACCATCAGTCCCATCAGACTCCACACTGATGACATCACAGAGTTTAAGCTCCACACCTTCATCAGCCTCCCCTGAAGCCAGCGAGCAGCctccacagaaacacacagctcCAG AGCTGGTGCTGTATGTGCGTCTCCCTCTGGTCGTCTTGGTCATCGTATTATCAGCGGCTGCTCTGATTTTCTGCAGGAAGAGGGCCAGGAAACCCAACG ACTGA
- the LOC144521353 gene encoding uncharacterized protein LOC144521353 isoform X3, with protein sequence MNVCQSLICFFFLAMQDGNIGLINAEIIKSTGTEGGNITVRCSFTFSGKRRIFCKNKCKDGDILIDTEEDTAQRGRYSIEHKNSMFSETVLYVSIRNLTQSDSGRYRCGLDRSLFPSSYQEIEIQVTDAPTSPLRPSSPSVPSDSTLMTSQSLSSTPSSASPEASEQPPQKHTAPEKCKTNVFFC encoded by the exons CAATGCAGGATGGAAACATTGGTCTCATCAATGCAGAAATCATCAAGAGTACAGGAACTGAAGGAGGAAACATCACAGTTAGATGCTCCTTCACTTTCTCTGGAAAGAGGAGAATCTTCTGTAAGAATAAATGTAAAGATGGAGACATTCTCATTGACACAGAAGAGGACACAGCTCAGAGAGGCAGATACAGCATCGAACATAAAAATTCAATGTTTTCTGAGACAGTTCTGTATGTGAGCATCAGAAACCTGACTCAGTCTGACTCAGGACGGTACAGATGTGGTTTAGACAGATCTTTATTCCCATCATCATACCAGGAGATTGAGATCCAAGTTACAGATG CTCCAACCTCTCCTCTCAGACCTTCTTCACCATCAGTCCCATCAGACTCCACACTGATGACATCACAGAGTTTAAGCTCCACACCTTCATCAGCCTCCCCTGAAGCCAGCGAGCAGCctccacagaaacacacagctcCAG AGAAGTGTAAAACCAACGTGTTCTTCTGCTGA
- the LOC144521353 gene encoding uncharacterized protein LOC144521353 isoform X2, whose protein sequence is MSSYRGETQRNLEAMQDGNIGLINAEIIKSTGTEGGNITVRCSFTFSGKRRIFCKNKCKDGDILIDTEEDTAQRGRYSIEHKNSMFSETVLYVSIRNLTQSDSGRYRCGLDRSLFPSSYQEIEIQVTDAPTSPLRPSSPSVPSDSTLMTSQSLSSTPSSASPEASEQPPQKHTAPELVLYVRLPLVVLVIVLSAAALIFCRKRARKPND, encoded by the exons atgtcatCTTACAGAggagaaacacagagaaaccTGGAAG CAATGCAGGATGGAAACATTGGTCTCATCAATGCAGAAATCATCAAGAGTACAGGAACTGAAGGAGGAAACATCACAGTTAGATGCTCCTTCACTTTCTCTGGAAAGAGGAGAATCTTCTGTAAGAATAAATGTAAAGATGGAGACATTCTCATTGACACAGAAGAGGACACAGCTCAGAGAGGCAGATACAGCATCGAACATAAAAATTCAATGTTTTCTGAGACAGTTCTGTATGTGAGCATCAGAAACCTGACTCAGTCTGACTCAGGACGGTACAGATGTGGTTTAGACAGATCTTTATTCCCATCATCATACCAGGAGATTGAGATCCAAGTTACAGATG CTCCAACCTCTCCTCTCAGACCTTCTTCACCATCAGTCCCATCAGACTCCACACTGATGACATCACAGAGTTTAAGCTCCACACCTTCATCAGCCTCCCCTGAAGCCAGCGAGCAGCctccacagaaacacacagctcCAG AGCTGGTGCTGTATGTGCGTCTCCCTCTGGTCGTCTTGGTCATCGTATTATCAGCGGCTGCTCTGATTTTCTGCAGGAAGAGGGCCAGGAAACCCAACG ACTGA